One genomic region from Pseudomonas hormoni encodes:
- a CDS encoding S9 family peptidase → MNETHDSSPKAEPFSAAKAVAAGIDFAELQVGQQGLFWNEYRPEDAACRIWHWRDGQAHCLTPAGFSVRSRVYEYGGGAFCLTDDGVVFVNEADQQLYRQSLKDETPEVLTSGECRYGDLQFAHGQVLAVEEHRDRHRLVAIDLADGARHLLAEGADFYAAPTLSPDAQRLAWIEWSRPDQPWTATRLMVADRQDESRFAQARCVAGDDVQESLQQPRFDDSGRLYCLTDRGGYWQPWVESSDALRPLPSAAADHGPAPWQLGGCTWLPLSENSYLASWTEGGFGRLGLCGETPEDFTGDYSRFRHLALDDQFIYCIAASPVSSSAVIAIDRTTRQVKVLAGGMAPLPAGQISVPQTLRYLSGAGEAHGFFYPAMTGDTKPPLVVFIHGGPTSACYPMLDPRIQYWAQRGFAVADLNYRGSSGYGRAYRQALHLSWGDVDVEDACAVVTHLAERGLIDGDKAFIRGGSAGGYTTLCALAFKKVFRAGASLYGVSDPVALGRATHKFEGDYLDWLIGDPVKDAERYAARTPLLHASNISVPVIFFQGELDAVVVPQQTRDMVEALQKNSILVEAHYYADERHGFRKAGNQAHALEQEWLFYRRVMALAD, encoded by the coding sequence ACTTTGCCGAATTGCAGGTTGGCCAGCAGGGCCTGTTCTGGAATGAATACCGCCCCGAGGACGCCGCTTGCCGCATCTGGCATTGGCGGGACGGCCAGGCACACTGCCTGACGCCAGCGGGTTTCAGTGTTCGCAGTCGGGTGTACGAATATGGCGGTGGAGCGTTTTGCCTGACAGATGACGGGGTGGTTTTCGTCAACGAGGCAGATCAGCAGCTGTATCGCCAATCGCTGAAAGACGAAACGCCCGAGGTACTGACATCCGGCGAGTGCCGCTATGGCGACTTGCAGTTTGCGCACGGGCAGGTGCTGGCGGTTGAAGAACATCGAGACCGGCATCGTCTGGTGGCCATCGATCTGGCGGATGGCGCCCGCCATCTGCTGGCCGAAGGGGCCGACTTTTATGCCGCACCGACGTTGAGCCCCGACGCTCAACGGTTGGCCTGGATCGAATGGAGCCGCCCGGACCAGCCATGGACCGCGACTCGCCTGATGGTTGCCGACCGCCAGGACGAGAGCCGTTTCGCTCAAGCCCGTTGTGTGGCGGGCGATGACGTTCAGGAGTCGCTGCAGCAGCCGCGATTCGATGACAGTGGTCGTCTGTATTGTCTGACGGATCGTGGCGGCTACTGGCAGCCGTGGGTCGAGTCTTCCGATGCTTTGCGCCCGTTGCCCAGCGCTGCGGCTGATCATGGGCCAGCCCCCTGGCAGTTGGGTGGTTGCACTTGGCTGCCCTTGAGTGAAAACAGCTATTTGGCCAGTTGGACCGAAGGTGGATTCGGCCGACTGGGACTTTGCGGTGAAACCCCTGAAGATTTCACCGGGGACTACAGCCGTTTCCGACATCTCGCACTGGATGACCAATTCATCTACTGCATCGCTGCTTCGCCAGTCAGTTCGTCCGCCGTGATCGCCATCGACCGCACAACCCGGCAGGTCAAGGTGTTGGCCGGGGGAATGGCACCGTTGCCCGCCGGACAAATCAGCGTCCCGCAAACCCTGCGCTACCTGAGCGGTGCAGGTGAGGCTCACGGTTTCTTCTATCCGGCGATGACGGGCGACACGAAGCCGCCGCTGGTGGTGTTCATCCACGGTGGCCCGACATCGGCGTGCTACCCGATGCTCGATCCGCGCATCCAGTACTGGGCGCAACGCGGTTTCGCCGTGGCCGACCTCAACTATCGTGGCAGCAGCGGTTATGGCCGGGCCTATCGCCAGGCGTTGCATTTGAGCTGGGGAGACGTGGATGTGGAAGATGCCTGCGCGGTGGTCACCCATCTCGCCGAGCGTGGGTTGATCGATGGCGACAAGGCGTTTATTCGCGGTGGCAGCGCCGGCGGATACACCACGCTGTGCGCGTTGGCGTTCAAGAAGGTCTTCCGCGCGGGCGCCAGCCTTTACGGCGTCAGCGATCCCGTTGCCTTGGGTCGGGCGACACACAAGTTCGAAGGCGATTATCTGGATTGGCTGATCGGCGATCCTGTCAAAGACGCCGAGCGCTACGCCGCACGAACACCCCTGCTGCATGCGAGCAACATCAGCGTGCCGGTGATTTTCTTTCAGGGTGAACTCGACGCCGTGGTCGTGCCGCAGCAAACCCGCGACATGGTCGAAGCGCTGCAGAAAAACAGCATTTTGGTTGAAGCGCATTACTACGCGGATGAACGTCACGGCTTTCGCAAGGCCGGCAATCAGGCCCATGCGCTGGAGCAGGAGTGGTTGTTTTATCGGCGGGTGATGGCGCTCGCGGACTGA
- a CDS encoding YqaE/Pmp3 family membrane protein — MDFIRIIIAILLPPLGVFLQVGFAGAFWLNILLTLCGYIPGIVHAVYIIAKR; from the coding sequence ATGGACTTCATTCGTATCATCATCGCCATTCTGTTGCCGCCACTGGGTGTGTTTCTGCAAGTCGGTTTCGCCGGCGCGTTCTGGCTGAATATTCTGCTGACGCTGTGCGGTTACATCCCCGGGATTGTGCATGCGGTGTACATCATCGCCAAGCGCTGA
- a CDS encoding aspartate aminotransferase family protein, which translates to MNLFNLRRSTPSLDDLAADNFLPSRSDNLSSECLMPSVERPKQIFVRGQGSWLWDSDDRAYLDFSQGGGANSLGHSPSVLVNAITAQAQSLINPGFGLHNRGMLNLAERLCVSTGSDQAYLLNSGSEACEAAIKLARKWGQLHRGGASRIIVAKKGCHGRSLGTIPASDSSTLTNRFEPQLPGFSHVPFNDLAALHAAVDARTVAIMLEPIQNEAGVIPATELYLKGVERLCRELGILLIFDEVQTGVGRLGTLLAEQSYGVRADIVVLGKGLGGGVPLAALLARGKACCFDIGELMGTHHGNALMTAAGLAVLDSVQDKGFLEHVRETGQHLREGLARLTHRYGHGEVRGQGLLWGLTLSEDSADAVVKAAMYEGLLLDAPQADCLRFTPALTVSKANIDEMLLRLARAFSRVRTAQLQCRKGIAV; encoded by the coding sequence ATGAACTTGTTCAATTTACGGCGTAGCACTCCCAGCCTTGATGACTTGGCCGCGGACAATTTCCTGCCGTCCAGAAGTGACAATCTTTCCAGCGAGTGTCTGATGCCCAGTGTCGAGCGGCCTAAACAGATTTTTGTGCGCGGCCAAGGCTCTTGGCTGTGGGACAGCGACGACCGTGCCTATCTGGATTTTTCCCAGGGGGGCGGGGCCAATAGCCTCGGACATAGCCCTTCTGTTCTGGTCAATGCGATTACGGCGCAGGCTCAATCGCTGATCAACCCCGGTTTCGGCCTGCATAACCGCGGCATGCTCAACCTCGCCGAGCGGCTCTGCGTCAGCACCGGCAGTGATCAGGCGTACCTGCTCAACAGTGGCAGCGAAGCCTGTGAAGCGGCGATCAAACTGGCGCGCAAGTGGGGTCAGCTACATCGCGGCGGTGCTTCGCGGATCATTGTGGCCAAGAAGGGTTGTCATGGTCGTAGCCTCGGGACGATTCCCGCGTCGGACAGTTCCACTCTTACCAACCGCTTCGAGCCTCAGCTCCCCGGTTTCAGCCACGTGCCATTCAACGATCTTGCAGCCTTGCATGCAGCGGTTGATGCCCGGACCGTGGCAATCATGCTCGAACCGATCCAGAACGAAGCCGGGGTCATTCCCGCCACCGAGCTTTACCTCAAGGGTGTCGAACGCCTGTGTCGTGAGCTCGGCATTCTGTTGATCTTCGACGAAGTGCAGACCGGTGTCGGTCGCCTCGGGACATTGCTCGCGGAACAATCCTACGGCGTGCGGGCAGATATCGTTGTCCTCGGCAAAGGGCTGGGCGGTGGCGTGCCTCTAGCGGCGTTGCTGGCGCGGGGCAAGGCATGCTGTTTCGATATCGGCGAACTGATGGGCACCCATCATGGCAATGCACTGATGACCGCTGCCGGCCTTGCGGTACTCGATAGCGTGCAGGACAAGGGATTTCTCGAGCATGTCCGGGAAACCGGCCAGCACCTGCGTGAAGGCCTTGCCCGTCTGACTCATCGCTATGGACACGGTGAAGTACGCGGGCAGGGGCTGCTCTGGGGTCTTACCCTGTCCGAGGATTCGGCTGACGCCGTCGTTAAAGCGGCGATGTACGAAGGGCTGCTGCTCGACGCCCCGCAAGCCGATTGCCTGCGTTTCACCCCGGCGCTCACCGTCAGCAAGGCCAACATCGACGAAATGCTCTTGCGCCTGGCCCGTGCCTTTTCCCGCGTACGCACCGCACAACTGCAATGCCGGAAAGGGATCGCCGTGTAA
- a CDS encoding LysR family transcriptional regulator has product MDFKQLRYFVAVYEEGHVGRAAERLSISQPALSQQIRHLEQNLDVSLFERSSKRLLPTLAAHTLYNHALPLLDGLQRAREALGNFKGQALRTLAIGVLQTVHTSLVPQMLERVRKAQPHLVVQIYELTGLEIERRLLNGALDIGISYLPPRQPGLHGVMLYEDELTLVIPADHPLREFKKVSMSQAAELPMLLLGEEFQVRQIWQTQLANLGRRPQVQAELNNMAGILDSLPHTRLATVLPGRSQKALGNRELLWKPLTEPRVPLKVGLVCRDVQRQQASLALLRTLLEEVMNAPDERSATLDGLS; this is encoded by the coding sequence ATGGATTTCAAACAACTGCGTTATTTCGTCGCGGTCTACGAAGAGGGCCATGTCGGCCGGGCCGCCGAGCGACTTTCGATCTCTCAGCCGGCACTGTCCCAACAAATCCGCCACCTCGAACAAAACCTCGATGTGAGCCTGTTCGAGCGCAGCAGCAAACGCCTGCTGCCTACCCTGGCCGCCCACACGTTGTACAACCACGCCCTGCCGTTGCTGGATGGTTTGCAACGGGCACGTGAAGCGTTGGGCAATTTCAAGGGACAAGCGCTTCGCACGCTGGCCATTGGCGTGTTGCAAACCGTTCACACCAGTCTCGTACCGCAAATGCTCGAACGTGTGCGCAAGGCGCAACCGCACCTGGTGGTACAGATCTATGAACTGACCGGGTTGGAGATCGAGCGGCGGCTGCTCAACGGCGCTCTGGACATCGGCATCAGTTACCTGCCGCCCCGACAGCCGGGGTTGCACGGCGTAATGCTGTACGAAGATGAACTGACGCTCGTCATCCCGGCGGATCACCCGTTGCGCGAATTCAAAAAAGTCTCCATGAGTCAGGCTGCCGAGTTGCCGATGTTGCTGCTGGGTGAAGAGTTTCAGGTGCGGCAGATCTGGCAGACGCAACTGGCCAACCTGGGGCGACGCCCGCAGGTGCAGGCGGAACTGAACAATATGGCGGGCATTCTCGACAGTCTGCCCCACACCCGGCTGGCGACCGTGCTTCCGGGCCGCTCGCAGAAAGCGCTCGGCAACCGTGAACTGCTCTGGAAACCATTGACCGAACCACGGGTGCCGCTGAAAGTCGGGCTGGTGTGTCGGGATGTGCAGCGGCAACAAGCCTCGCTGGCCTTATTGCGAACCTTGCTGGAAGAAGTGATGAACGCACCGGATGAGCGCTCGGCAACCCTGGATGGGCTGAGTTGA